A portion of the Streptomyces rishiriensis genome contains these proteins:
- a CDS encoding hydrolase, whose translation MFNIANVKAAPSPDLLSPDNSVMMFVDHQPQMFFGAGNGDRTAVINATVGLAKAAKVFDVPVVLTTVAAESFSGPIMPQLVEVFPGHEVLDRTTMNPWEEGSIVEAVKATGRKKIIIAGLWTEVCIVLPALSALRQGYEVYVVADACAGVTPQAHEHAIQRMISAGAVPVTWLQVLLELQRDWGRDKTYGPVTDIVREHGGAYGLGLVYADAITGAHAAG comes from the coding sequence ATGTTCAATATCGCGAATGTCAAGGCAGCTCCGAGCCCGGACCTCCTGAGTCCTGACAACTCGGTGATGATGTTCGTCGATCACCAGCCGCAGATGTTCTTCGGCGCCGGCAACGGGGACCGCACCGCTGTCATCAATGCCACCGTGGGCCTGGCGAAGGCGGCGAAGGTGTTCGACGTACCCGTGGTCCTCACCACCGTGGCCGCCGAGTCGTTCTCCGGTCCGATCATGCCGCAGCTGGTCGAGGTCTTCCCGGGCCACGAGGTCCTCGACCGCACCACGATGAACCCGTGGGAGGAGGGCTCGATCGTCGAAGCGGTCAAGGCAACCGGCCGCAAGAAGATCATCATTGCGGGTCTGTGGACCGAGGTGTGCATCGTGCTTCCGGCTCTGTCCGCACTCAGACAGGGCTACGAGGTCTACGTGGTGGCCGACGCCTGCGCCGGAGTCACTCCGCAGGCCCACGAGCATGCCATTCAGCGCATGATCAGTGCCGGCGCGGTGCCGGTGACCTGGCTTCAGGTCCTGCTCGAGCTGCAGCGTGACTGGGGGCGCGACAAGACGTACGGCCCCGTCACGGACATCGTCAGGGAGCACGGCGGCGCCTACGGCCTTGGACTTGTCTACGCCGACGCCATCACCGGGGCCCACGCAGCGGGCTGA
- a CDS encoding alpha/beta fold hydrolase — MSDTPTVVLVHGAFADASSYARVVPELLADGTRVVVPAVPNRGLAGDAAYVASIVRQIEGPVLLVGHSYGGAVITVAGREDNVVGLVYLAAYVLDEGESLGELQGRFPDSPLAEALVYTPFPVAGSDEPGIDVSVDVARFPEIFAADVDTALTRVLAVSQRPLAGVAFGEPAGAAAWKNHPAWGIVASADTAINPEVQRFGYERAQAKVTEVDSSHLVMHANPAVVVRVIREALASVPR, encoded by the coding sequence ATGTCCGACACGCCTACCGTGGTACTGGTCCACGGAGCCTTCGCCGACGCCTCCAGCTACGCCCGCGTCGTCCCCGAGCTGCTCGCCGACGGCACCCGGGTAGTGGTTCCCGCCGTACCCAATCGCGGCCTCGCAGGCGACGCGGCGTACGTCGCCTCCATCGTCCGGCAGATCGAGGGGCCAGTGCTCCTCGTCGGGCACTCCTACGGCGGCGCGGTGATCACCGTCGCCGGACGTGAGGACAACGTGGTGGGACTGGTGTACCTGGCCGCCTACGTCCTCGATGAGGGCGAGAGCCTCGGTGAGCTGCAGGGCCGCTTCCCCGACTCGCCACTGGCCGAAGCTCTGGTCTACACGCCCTTCCCTGTCGCGGGCTCTGACGAGCCGGGCATCGATGTCTCGGTGGACGTCGCCAGGTTCCCTGAAATCTTCGCCGCCGATGTGGACACCGCGCTCACGCGTGTCCTGGCCGTCTCGCAGAGGCCGCTCGCCGGGGTCGCCTTCGGCGAGCCGGCCGGCGCGGCCGCCTGGAAGAACCACCCCGCCTGGGGAATCGTCGCGTCCGCCGACACGGCCATCAACCCCGAGGTACAGCGGTTCGGATATGAGCGCGCCCAGGCCAAGGTCACCGAGGTCGACTCTTCCCACCTCGTGATGCACGCCAACCCGGCGGTAGTAGTCAGGGTGATCCGTGAGGCACTCGCCTCCGTGCCCCGGTGA
- a CDS encoding alpha/beta fold hydrolase, producing MTDSKPVVQHRTTTINGVKVFYREAGDPAAPAVVLLHGFPASSHMFRNLIPELADRYHVIAPDHIGYGFSDAPPVDEFEYSFENLTTITLALIDQLGLQNFALYIQDYGAPIGLRIASRNPDRVTALLVQSGNAYMEGFTPFWDILFAHAKDRPANEAAVREYLTAEKTHWQYTHGVPADRLDRIAPDTWTLDQALMDRPGNKEIQLQMFWDYQFNLPGYPDFQEYFRKHQPPTLITWGKNDEIFGAAGARAYERDLPDAEIHLLDAGHFALESHGPEIAGLIRDFLGRVIV from the coding sequence ATGACCGACAGCAAGCCGGTAGTTCAGCACCGCACCACCACCATAAATGGTGTCAAGGTTTTCTATCGTGAAGCAGGAGATCCAGCCGCTCCGGCCGTGGTGCTTCTGCACGGTTTTCCTGCCTCGTCTCACATGTTCCGGAATCTGATTCCCGAACTTGCGGACCGCTACCATGTCATCGCTCCCGATCACATAGGATACGGGTTCTCCGACGCGCCCCCCGTCGACGAGTTCGAGTACTCGTTTGAGAATCTGACCACCATCACCCTGGCACTGATCGACCAGCTCGGTCTCCAGAATTTCGCCCTGTACATCCAGGACTACGGAGCCCCCATCGGGCTGCGCATCGCCAGCCGCAACCCGGACCGGGTGACGGCCCTCCTGGTTCAGTCGGGCAACGCCTATATGGAAGGCTTCACGCCTTTCTGGGACATTCTCTTCGCACACGCCAAGGACCGACCGGCCAACGAAGCAGCTGTGCGCGAATATCTGACGGCCGAGAAGACACACTGGCAGTACACGCACGGTGTCCCTGCCGACCGCTTGGACCGGATCGCCCCGGACACCTGGACTCTCGACCAGGCGCTGATGGACCGGCCGGGAAACAAGGAAATACAGCTGCAGATGTTCTGGGACTACCAGTTCAATCTCCCTGGGTACCCCGATTTCCAGGAGTACTTCCGTAAGCACCAGCCTCCTACGCTGATCACTTGGGGGAAGAACGACGAGATCTTCGGCGCCGCCGGAGCGCGCGCCTATGAGCGTGACCTGCCCGACGCGGAGATCCACCTTCTCGACGCGGGCCACTTCGCTCTCGAGTCCCACGGGCCCGAGATCGCCGGCCTGATCCGCGACTTCCTGGGGCGAGTCATCGTCTGA
- a CDS encoding DUF2630 family protein: protein MNEDNILSRIAALVDREHTLRGRREAGALDERTERQELHAAEVELDQCWDLLRQRRAKRDFGEDPDDAVPRSASAVESYLQ from the coding sequence GTGAACGAAGACAACATCTTGAGCCGGATCGCCGCACTGGTCGATCGTGAACACACGTTGCGCGGCCGCCGGGAGGCCGGCGCTCTGGACGAACGCACCGAGCGCCAGGAACTGCACGCGGCCGAGGTGGAACTCGACCAGTGCTGGGATCTCCTCCGGCAACGACGCGCGAAGCGGGACTTCGGAGAAGACCCCGACGACGCCGTCCCCAGGTCCGCTTCGGCCGTCGAGAGCTACTTGCAGTAG
- a CDS encoding FAD-dependent oxidoreductase, which produces MTAAGLGAAAVLTGIAVGAKPAHAATAVSTRQRVVVIGGGIAGVATAWLLDGRHDVTLLEAAPSLGGHATSVPVDVDGHHVMVDIGAQFFGPYSHPIYNKLVTSVLQVPTVPNQLDNTVFQYGVPTPLMVSPSADRPITDLLQYLPALQAVAELMDRARDLEARRDWSTTVADLVEAMSVDETLKESFVYPYVASVNGATISQAKEFSARAALALAVRPLVNDKTEYVNARDGLQAVVSTLADECTSVTTRVNTRAVALLRSGDCYEITDSQGRVHLADQVVLALPPEPAAALVAQLPQAEPLFSAYSRFRYMPARIAIHRDPIYMPASPADWSSFNITRDGEYCEASISYARLRGDAPVYKSWVLHRREEPKQLLASMDFRHPLITPDFIQAQGQLQRRNGADGLWFAGSHVFDVDSQESALYSALTIAAELAPASANRLRLGTLPTSPATP; this is translated from the coding sequence GTGACCGCGGCCGGCTTGGGCGCGGCTGCGGTGCTGACAGGCATCGCGGTCGGCGCGAAGCCCGCCCATGCCGCGACGGCAGTGTCCACACGGCAGCGAGTCGTGGTCATCGGAGGCGGTATCGCCGGCGTTGCGACCGCCTGGCTGCTCGACGGCCGGCACGACGTGACACTGCTTGAGGCGGCACCCTCGTTGGGCGGTCACGCGACCAGCGTGCCTGTCGACGTCGATGGTCACCACGTGATGGTGGACATCGGAGCACAGTTCTTCGGGCCGTACTCCCATCCGATCTACAACAAGCTCGTGACGTCGGTTCTGCAGGTCCCCACAGTGCCGAATCAGCTGGACAACACTGTGTTCCAGTACGGGGTGCCGACACCCCTCATGGTGTCGCCCAGCGCTGACCGGCCCATCACCGATCTGCTGCAGTACCTGCCGGCACTGCAGGCAGTGGCGGAACTGATGGACAGAGCCAGAGATCTCGAGGCACGCCGAGACTGGAGCACCACCGTCGCCGACCTCGTCGAGGCGATGTCGGTCGACGAGACGCTGAAGGAAAGCTTCGTCTATCCGTACGTGGCCTCGGTGAACGGCGCCACGATCAGTCAGGCCAAGGAGTTTTCGGCGCGGGCGGCGCTGGCGCTCGCCGTCCGTCCGCTCGTCAATGACAAGACCGAATACGTCAATGCTCGCGACGGACTGCAGGCGGTCGTTTCGACTCTGGCTGACGAATGCACCAGCGTCACCACGCGGGTCAACACGCGGGCCGTCGCACTTCTCCGTAGCGGCGACTGCTATGAAATCACCGACTCTCAGGGGCGAGTCCACCTTGCCGACCAGGTCGTTCTCGCCCTGCCCCCCGAGCCCGCCGCAGCGCTGGTGGCGCAACTGCCCCAAGCCGAACCGCTCTTTAGCGCCTACAGCCGTTTCCGTTACATGCCGGCGCGAATCGCTATCCACCGAGACCCGATCTACATGCCCGCTTCTCCAGCGGACTGGTCTTCTTTCAACATCACCCGCGACGGTGAGTACTGCGAGGCATCGATCTCCTATGCGCGGCTGCGCGGTGATGCCCCCGTGTACAAGAGCTGGGTGCTGCACCGGCGCGAGGAGCCGAAGCAGCTCCTGGCCAGCATGGATTTCCGTCATCCCTTGATCACGCCCGACTTCATCCAGGCACAGGGGCAACTGCAGCGTCGTAACGGCGCTGACGGACTGTGGTTCGCCGGCAGCCACGTCTTCGATGTGGACAGTCAGGAAAGCGCCCTTTACTCTGCGCTCACGATCGCGGCGGAGCTGGCACCGGCGTCTGCGAACCGATTGCGGCTGGGCACGCTGCCAACGTCACCGGCCACTCCCTGA
- the ilvC gene encoding ketol-acid reductoisomerase, with protein MAELFYDADADLSIIQGRKVAVIGYGSQGHAHALSLRDSGVDVRVGLHEGSKSKSKAKAEEQGLRVVTPAEAAAEADVIMILIPDPIQAQVYEESIAPNLKDGDALFFAHGLNIRFGFILPPAGVDVCMVAPKGPGHLVRRQYEEGRGVPCLAAVEQDATGNAFALALSYAKGIGGTRAGVIKTTFTEETETDLFGEQAVLAGGISALVKAGFETLVEAGYQPEIAYFECLHELKLIVDLMYEGGLEKMRWSISETAEWGDYITGPRIITDATKAEMKQVLAEIQDGTFAQNWMDEYHGGLKKYNEYKDADSEHLLETTGKQLRKLMSWVESA; from the coding sequence GTGGCCGAGCTGTTCTACGACGCCGACGCCGACCTGTCCATCATCCAGGGCCGCAAGGTCGCGGTCATCGGATACGGCAGCCAGGGCCACGCCCACGCCCTGTCGCTGCGTGACTCCGGTGTCGACGTCCGGGTCGGTCTGCACGAGGGCTCCAAGTCCAAGTCCAAGGCCAAGGCCGAGGAGCAGGGCCTGCGCGTGGTGACCCCGGCCGAGGCCGCCGCCGAGGCCGACGTCATCATGATCCTCATCCCGGACCCGATCCAGGCCCAGGTCTACGAGGAGTCCATCGCCCCGAACCTGAAGGACGGCGACGCGCTGTTCTTCGCCCACGGACTGAACATTCGCTTCGGCTTCATCCTGCCTCCGGCCGGCGTCGACGTCTGCATGGTCGCCCCGAAAGGTCCTGGCCACCTGGTGCGCCGCCAGTACGAGGAGGGCCGCGGCGTCCCCTGTCTGGCCGCTGTCGAGCAGGACGCGACCGGCAACGCCTTCGCGCTGGCCCTGTCCTACGCCAAGGGCATCGGCGGCACCCGCGCCGGCGTCATCAAGACGACCTTCACCGAGGAGACCGAGACCGACCTGTTCGGTGAGCAGGCCGTCCTCGCGGGCGGCATCAGCGCCTTGGTCAAGGCGGGCTTCGAGACCCTGGTCGAGGCCGGCTACCAGCCGGAGATCGCCTACTTCGAGTGCCTGCACGAGCTGAAGCTGATCGTCGACCTCATGTACGAGGGCGGCCTGGAGAAGATGCGCTGGAGCATCTCTGAGACCGCCGAGTGGGGCGACTACATCACCGGCCCGCGCATCATCACCGACGCCACCAAGGCCGAGATGAAGCAGGTCCTCGCCGAGATCCAGGACGGCACCTTCGCCCAGAACTGGATGGACGAGTACCACGGCGGTCTGAAGAAGTACAACGAGTACAAGGACGCGGACTCCGAGCACCTGCTGGAGACCACCGGCAAGCAACTGCGCAAGCTCATGTCGTGGGTGGAGTCAGCGTGA
- a CDS encoding 4-hydroxylaminobenzoate lyase: MLHEAGRLLHLRHEIGATTDTDRAHPSTTTWQRLVSGGVRGGWQPTSRSTAPSAGAVESPSLVPKLPCFSLTAVYRESIERYRGQYHQSPYGELHLVVHWATRLLGARGWCGAGWTAPEPGSHHYPEADGGALPPAPWQPWWDGIGMPRGARGGDPVSTGRGQVMHPAWRSRRESRPAARNGHGWT; encoded by the coding sequence TTGCTCCATGAGGCCGGGCGCTTGCTCCACCTCCGCCATGAAATCGGCGCAACGACAGACACGGACCGGGCACACCCGTCTACGACGACCTGGCAACGCCTGGTATCCGGCGGAGTGCGGGGCGGCTGGCAGCCGACGTCGAGGTCGACGGCCCCAAGTGCCGGCGCAGTCGAATCGCCGAGTCTGGTCCCGAAGCTGCCTTGCTTCAGCCTCACCGCGGTGTACAGGGAAAGCATCGAACGTTACCGCGGGCAGTACCACCAGTCTCCTTACGGAGAACTTCACCTCGTCGTGCACTGGGCGACACGTCTCCTGGGTGCCAGGGGCTGGTGCGGCGCAGGCTGGACCGCCCCCGAACCTGGCAGTCATCACTATCCCGAGGCCGACGGCGGCGCCCTGCCACCGGCTCCCTGGCAGCCGTGGTGGGACGGTATCGGGATGCCCAGGGGTGCACGTGGCGGTGATCCGGTGTCGACGGGCCGCGGTCAGGTCATGCACCCGGCCTGGCGATCTCGGCGAGAATCCCGTCCAGCAGCACGTAACGGGCATGGGTGGACCTGA
- a CDS encoding nuclear transport factor 2 family protein, whose protein sequence is MPSRPPVPPFTHESAVEKVLKAENAWNSRDPQQVALAYSPNSEWRNRASFLRGREQIFEFLTQKWNKERDYRLLKELWAFDGDRIAVRFAYEFHDNSGNWYRAYGNENWEFDEDGLMRRRIASINDLRISESERKFFWPQGPRPADHPGLSELGL, encoded by the coding sequence ATGCCGAGCAGGCCCCCCGTACCTCCTTTCACACATGAGTCCGCCGTAGAGAAGGTGCTCAAGGCAGAGAATGCCTGGAACTCCCGGGACCCGCAGCAGGTAGCCCTGGCCTACTCACCGAACAGTGAATGGCGAAACCGTGCAAGTTTCCTTCGGGGCCGCGAACAGATCTTCGAGTTCCTGACCCAGAAGTGGAATAAAGAAAGGGATTACCGGTTGCTCAAGGAGCTATGGGCGTTCGACGGCGACCGTATCGCCGTCCGTTTCGCCTATGAATTCCACGACAACTCGGGTAACTGGTACCGCGCATATGGGAATGAAAACTGGGAGTTCGACGAGGACGGGCTGATGCGACGGCGCATAGCCAGCATCAACGATCTGCGAATCAGCGAGTCCGAACGCAAGTTCTTCTGGCCGCAGGGCCCCCGTCCAGCGGATCACCCCGGACTCTCCGAACTCGGCCTGTAG
- a CDS encoding pyridoxamine 5'-phosphate oxidase family protein: protein MKNQADGGHEARTGQEEQMSRNYYAIAFTEPVVEAQNHYGSRRAVERTDRTPSGPRRTGRRPADRETDAASINESAEIKALDQIKDPLGSAERDFIAEQDGFYLATVAADGRPYVQFRGGPQGFVTTPDEHTLAWPDFRGNRQYISTGNVAYDPRVSIIFMDYARQARLKIFGIATIDDIRHRGPSAGTSGIPGYRAIVEREVRVQITAFDWNCPQHITPRYTAEEVASAVQPLRDRVDALEAENEVLRTRMAALQPDS from the coding sequence GTGAAGAACCAAGCAGACGGCGGGCACGAAGCTCGCACCGGCCAGGAGGAACAAATGAGCCGAAACTACTATGCAATTGCTTTCACCGAGCCGGTTGTGGAAGCGCAGAACCACTACGGCAGCCGGAGAGCGGTCGAGCGCACAGACCGGACGCCTTCCGGCCCGAGGCGTACGGGTAGACGTCCGGCGGACAGGGAAACAGACGCAGCCTCGATCAACGAATCCGCGGAGATCAAGGCGCTCGACCAGATCAAGGACCCGCTGGGCAGCGCCGAACGGGACTTCATCGCCGAGCAGGACGGCTTCTACCTGGCGACAGTCGCCGCCGATGGCCGACCGTACGTCCAGTTCCGCGGCGGCCCACAGGGCTTCGTCACGACCCCTGACGAGCACACTCTGGCCTGGCCCGACTTCCGAGGCAATCGTCAGTACATCAGCACGGGCAATGTGGCGTACGACCCGCGCGTATCCATCATCTTCATGGACTACGCCCGCCAGGCGCGCCTCAAGATCTTCGGCATCGCGACCATCGACGACATACGCCACCGAGGACCCTCAGCAGGAACATCAGGGATTCCTGGGTACAGGGCGATCGTGGAACGCGAGGTGCGCGTCCAGATCACCGCCTTCGACTGGAACTGCCCCCAGCACATCACTCCGCGCTACACGGCTGAGGAAGTGGCGTCCGCAGTGCAGCCCCTTCGGGACCGCGTCGACGCCCTGGAGGCCGAGAACGAGGTTCTTCGTACCCGGATGGCGGCACTCCAGCCGGACTCCTGA
- a CDS encoding YoaK family protein, whose amino-acid sequence MTVTAVSGLIDAISYLGLGHVFTANMTGNVVVIGFAVAGAPGFSVVGSLVSLAAFLTGAMVAGRLEKVMHAHTSVSFLRRVLGIEALLLAVSAAVAFTTGHAVHALIALTALAMGLRNATVRRLAVPDVTTTVLTLTLTALASDSTWAGGTNPRMGRRLASVLAMLAGALGGALLVRHTGLGWPLLLSALGTAVAALVLPRLSSSG is encoded by the coding sequence ATGACCGTGACCGCTGTGAGCGGTCTGATCGACGCGATCAGTTATCTGGGCCTGGGACATGTCTTCACCGCAAACATGACCGGCAACGTGGTCGTCATAGGGTTCGCGGTCGCAGGTGCCCCCGGCTTCTCGGTTGTCGGCTCACTGGTGTCGCTGGCCGCCTTCCTGACGGGGGCAATGGTCGCCGGGCGGCTGGAAAAGGTCATGCACGCCCATACATCCGTGAGCTTCCTGCGCCGGGTCCTGGGCATCGAAGCGCTCCTGCTGGCCGTGAGCGCAGCCGTCGCTTTCACCACCGGACACGCGGTCCACGCTTTGATCGCCCTGACCGCGCTGGCCATGGGCCTGCGCAACGCGACCGTGCGAAGACTCGCCGTTCCGGATGTGACCACGACGGTACTTACGCTCACCTTGACCGCTCTTGCGTCCGACTCGACCTGGGCCGGTGGCACCAATCCACGTATGGGCCGTCGTCTGGCTTCCGTGCTGGCGATGCTGGCGGGCGCGCTGGGCGGAGCCCTGCTCGTGCGCCACACGGGACTGGGCTGGCCCCTGCTGCTGAGCGCCTTGGGTACCGCTGTCGCGGCTCTGGTCCTGCCGCGGCTCTCGTCTTCTGGTTGA